The following nucleotide sequence is from Leptolyngbya sp. SIO1E4.
GCGCCAAGCCGCGAGAGAACTGACTGAAGAAGAATTAGAAGCAGTAGCTGGAGGCGCTAGGAGCGATGCTTTTCTTTTCTTTACATTAACAATGATGGGTGGTGGTTCGGCTGCAGCAGTTGTCTCCATCAAACAGGCCAAGTGGTGATGCACTAACGTTTGGTCTCGGCAAATGAGTCAGCCAGCCGTGATGGCGTCTTGGTTGGGGGTGACGAGATCGCGGCACACTATATCAATTTGCGGTTTTGGATTTTGGATAAATTTCCTGCTGTCGCCGCCCTATTTGTCCTAGCGCAGCCATGCCCGAAGGGCTATAAGGGGCTCCTCATAACCTGGATTTGGCCACCCCCCTTTGAGTAACCCCGGTCTCAACGTTGATAGCGCTTTTGCTAGCTGCCTGCTCTCTTTACTGGACGGGCCACAAACGGTGATGTCACTGCAAGCGCGATGGCTTGATGTGTGTTTCCCTGACTTACTTAAGCTGGCACCAACAACGCGCGAAAAGGCATTTGAAACCGTGCGCAGTTTTTTGCTGGACTTAGAGCAAGCCGGCTATGCCATGCTGGAAATCCCTGCCAGTTAGACAATCTGTTGGCTGTCAGGCTCAGTGAACACCGCGACCTGGAGGCGGCCAAAGCCTTGTTCGAGCAAGTCGCGAAATTAATGACAGAGCTGCCGGAGCGATCCCCCCAGCCCCCCTTGAAAAAAGGGGGGCAGCCAACTCCAGGCGGTGAATAGCCCCTTTGATAAGGGGGCGGCGACAGCGGGGGATCTTCGATCTGTAGCGCTGTCATGCAGAATCGGTATTAATGACAAAGCTGCCGGAGTGCATCGTGGCCAATGGTCACACCAGCTATCCACACGCCATTTCAGAGATGTTGGGGCAACCGTCGAGCATCAGGTCTCGAAATCAGTCCACAATCTGGTGGAACACAGTCATCGGAAATTGAAGCAGCGATACGACCCCACGATGGGCTGCAGCAATGTCGAGACAACGGGCCATTTTTGTGAGGCTGTTGAGGAAGAGACTGGCTCCCTGATCGCTGCATCAAAAAGAGGCTTAGCAGCTTTCTTCCAAGCAGTGAAGCATTCATCTACAGCCATATCTTTATAGCAGAGCTGTAGTTTTGGAATCTGCAAATAACAAGGTGGAGAGGCTAGAGCCGAAGGATCTTTCACAATCAGAACTGGCAAACACATCAAGAAAATCGACAATAGATTATATATAAATGCATCAAATCATCAGAATTAAATGATGATAAAAATCGTTAAATAATAGCTTTTACAAATGATCACTTATTTCACATTGGAATTCTTGGCAGCTACTTTCTCTACTAAAAGTGCTGCCGGATTACCAGGAATAGCAGGCTTCTAGAAAAACGATTTTTGATATCTAAATCCTGTTATGTTAAGTAATTAATTTCGATAACAAACTTGGTTTTTCGGTTTCAGTTTTTCTCTCAAGATTGAGACGAAGGAACAAGAAAACTGAGACGCCTATCCAATCTGAATCATAAACAGTCTTGATATGCTTTAGCAGTCAAGATGGACGTTTTTAGGCTTAAGCAGTTAGTTCATTGCTTTCTGCTTTCTTCATAACCGAAAGATGTTGCCTTAATTATCCAGTCGACAACACGTGACCCAATATTATTGATGAGGTAAATTCACATGTCAGCTACTGCTGTTGAAGAGTTTTTGACTAAAGTTGGTGAAGATCAGGCCTTGCAAACTGAACTGGCGAATGCCCTGCAAGCTGAAAATGATCGTCAAGCTGTCACAGAGTTAGCTACTTCTAAGGGGTATAACTTTACTCCAGAAGAGCTTGCAGCAGAAGTGGAAAAGCGCCAGCAAGTGGCCCAAGAGCGGGCGTCATCTGGTGAATTGTCAGACGAGGAGCTGGAAGCGGTTGCTGGTG
It contains:
- a CDS encoding Nif11-like leader peptide family natural product precursor produces the protein MSATAVEEFLTKVGEDQALQTELANALQAENDRQAVTELATSKGYNFTPEELAAEVEKRQQVAQERASSGELSDEELEAVAGGEVYIVASIIMGGVMGGGLGAGAYGLGKAAGAKW